Proteins from a single region of Carassius gibelio isolate Cgi1373 ecotype wild population from Czech Republic chromosome A5, carGib1.2-hapl.c, whole genome shotgun sequence:
- the xbp1 gene encoding LOW QUALITY PROTEIN: X-box-binding protein 1 (The sequence of the model RefSeq protein was modified relative to this genomic sequence to represent the inferred CDS: deleted 2 bases in 1 codon), translated as MVVVTAGTGGAHKVLLISGKHSAASGTTQGGYSRSISVMIPNQASSDSDSTISGPPLRKRQRLTHLSPEEKALRRKLKNRVAAQTARDRKKAKMGELEQQVLELELENQKLHIENRLLRAKTSDLLSENEELRQRLGLDTLEEKEKVQVLESAVSDLGLVTGSSERSTQATCASAAGADPAVPKSEEFTMDTPSPGPSDSESDLLLGILDILDPELFLKTELPEAHGPQQELVLVGGAGEQVPDSPPAALGPAPVKLETLNELIHFDHIYTKPTEVVSEESICEIKNEDCVAFSEVDEEIEVEVEMVSVKDEPEEVVIPAVDQNSDGADDFLSDATSFSGYEKASYLTDAYSDSGCERSPSPFSNISSPLCSEGSWDDMFATELFPQLISV; from the exons ATGGTCGTAGTTACAGCAGGGACCGGAGGAGCCCATAAAGTCCTCTTGATATCGGGCAAACACAGCGCTGCGTCCGGCACAACACAGGGCGGATACAGCCGTTCAATATCTGTCATGATACCGAACCAAGCCTCTTCAGACTCCGACTCCACAATCTCTGGACCACCACTGCGCAAAAGGCAGAGACTCACACATCTGAGCCCAGAGGAAAAAGCACTTCGAAG gaaacTGAAGAACAGAGTTGCTGCACAGACAGCAAGAGACAGAAAAAAGGCCAAAATGGGGGAGTTGGAGCAGCAAGTCTTGGAGTTGGAGCTTGAG AATCAGAAACTTCACATTGAGAACAGGCTGTTAAGAGCGAAGACGAGCGATCTGCTCAGTGAGAATGAGGAACTAAGACAGAGACTGGGGTTGGATACCctggaagaaaaagaaaag GTCCAGGTACTGGAGTCCGCAGTGAGCGATTTGGGTTTGGTGACCGGGTCTTCTGAG CGCAGCACTCAGGCTACGTGTGCCTCCGCAGCAGGTGCAGACCCAGCAGTCCCCAAATCTGAAGAGTTCACCATGGATACTCCCAGCCCTGGCCCTTCAGACTCTGAG TCTGATCTCTTGCTTGGTATTCTGGACATCCTTGACCCAGAGCTCTTCCTCAAGACAGAACTCCCAGAAGCACATGGGCCCCAGCAAGAGCTTGTGCTGGTTGGGGGTGCAGGAGAGCAAGTACCTGACTCCCCACCTGCAGCTTTGGGGCCCGCACCAGTTAAGCTGGAAACCCTTAATGAACTGATCCACTTTGACCACATCTACACCAAACCCACCGAGGTGGTGAGCGAGGAGAGCATTTGCGAAATCAAAAATGAGGATTGTGTCGCCTTCTCTGAGGTCGATGAAGAAATCGAGGTGGAAGTCGAAATGGTGTCCGTCAAAGATGAACCAGAGGAAGTGGTCATCCCTGCGGTGGATCAGAATTCAGACGGGGCTGATGATTTCCTCTCTGACGCCACTTCCTTCAGCGGCTATGAGAAGGCTTCATATCTGACGGATGCGTACAGTGACTCTGGATGCGAGAGGTCTCCTTCCCCCTTCAGCAACATTTCATCCCCCCTCTGCTCGGAGGGCTCTTGGGATGACATGTTTGCCACTGAACTCTTCCCCCAACTGATTAGTGTCTGA